One window of the Notolabrus celidotus isolate fNotCel1 chromosome 23, fNotCel1.pri, whole genome shotgun sequence genome contains the following:
- the LOC117807750 gene encoding butyrophilin subfamily 3 member A2-like: protein MFQPKEGRSPKLQLSFSSIVIVIHTAGLLLLTQSSEGQYQVVSPLQPVFTITGDDIFLPCQLEPAIDAVSMAVEWTKMDMYPRFVHVRRGGQDLLEDQNPKYEGRTSLSMNKLKLGDVSLKLSKVKISDAGMYKCLIPGIYRDAFIQLVVGAVSPPVISGIKRSTSGLELQCESKGWYPEPEVLWLDDNGNLLSAGPTETVRGLDDLYSVSSRVTVEKRESNIFTCRVHQRNITQTRETRVKFQDDWVQCSSETPEGRGEEEQLVKGGKSMKGLEDKLQEKEQEKNDMLDLISIMEEQKTELEISKAIHISKLEKVEKERRENEKKLNNVSDTFHWNKDVKKSDLLKLKIELENKKTQYKRSLDSIENKLQKTTHVILKMTDRKEKVENQIDEIKEALNEMKTQQDEDQERLQSEQSESEEESEQHYETVEVTDSYYNN from the exons ATGTTTCAGCCTAAAGAAGGACGATCCCCCAAACTTCAGCTCAGCTTCAGCAGCATTGTGATTGTCATTCACACTGCTGGCCTGCTTCTGCTAACACAATCCTCTGAAG GTCAGTATCAGGTGGTCAGTCCTCTTCAGCCAGTATTTACAATAACTGGTGATGACATCTTCCTGCCCTGTCAGCTGGAACCTGCTATAGATGCTGTTTCTATGGCTGTGGAGTGGACTAAGATGGACATGTACCCCAGATTTGTTCATGTTAGACGGGGCGGTCAGGACCTGCTGGAGGACCAGAACCCCAAATATGAGGGGAGAACATCTCTGTCCATGAACAAACTGAAGCTCGGTGACGTCTCACTAAAACTCTCCAAAGTGAAAATCTCTGATGCAGGAATGTACAAATGCCTCATCCCTGGAATATATAGAGATGCTTTTATTCAGCTTGTTGTTG GTGCTGTCTCCCCGCCTGTCATATCTGGTATCAAAAGAAGCACCAGTGGACTGGAGCTACAGTGTGAGTCTAAAGGCTGGTATCCAGAGCCTGAGGTGTTGTGGCTGGATGATAATGGAAACCTCCTCTCTGCTGGACCTACAGAGACAGTCAGAGGTCTTGATGATCTCtactctgtcagcagcagagtgactgtggagaagagagagagcaacatctTCACATGTAGAGTCCATCAGAGGAACATCACCCAGACCAGAGAGACTAGAGTCAAATTTCAAG ATGACTGGGTGCAGTGCAGCAGTGAGACTccagaaggaagaggagaagaagagcagcTTGTTAAAGGTGGTAAGAGTATGAAGGGTCTGGAAGATAAGTTACAGGAGAAGGAGCAAGAAAAGAATGACATGCTAGATTTGATTTCAATAATGGAGGAACAGAAGACAGAACTGGAGATCTCAAAAGCAATACACATATCAAAGCTGGAGAAAGTGGAGAAAGAGCGGAGAGAGAACGAGAAGAAACTTAATAATGTAAGTGATACATTTCATTGGAACAAAGATGTGAAGAAGAGCGATCTATTGAAGTTAAAAATAGAActggaaaacaaaaagacacagtaTAAAAGATCTTTGGACAGCATTGAGAATAAATTACAGAAAACAACGCAcgtgattttaaaaatgacagacaggaaggaaaAAGTGGAAAACCAGAttgatgaaataaaagaagcattAAATGAGATGAAGacacagcaggatgaggatcaGGAGAGACTTCAGTCAGAGCAGTCTGAGAGCGAGGAGGAGTCAGAGCAGCATTATGAAACAGTAGAAGTAACAGATAGTTATTACAATAACTGA